A stretch of the Schistocerca serialis cubense isolate TAMUIC-IGC-003099 chromosome 2, iqSchSeri2.2, whole genome shotgun sequence genome encodes the following:
- the LOC126457075 gene encoding uncharacterized protein LOC126457075, producing MSCMKMEPKKRSYPKKTSKKISSRDVTFSYNVRVCGIEVMICKEAFLRVHGLQIHSRRVRNLQHQMKQGFAVPKEDGRGKHGNYPYKFQDKAVQSVTEFLNAIPKYVSLQ from the exons ATGAGCTGTATGAAAATGGAACCGAAAAAGCGGAG ctatccaaaaaagacttccaagaaaatatcatccagggatgttacattttcttataatgTGAGGGTATGCGGAATAGAAGTCATGATCTGCAAGGAAGCTTTCCTAAGGGTTCATGGCTTACAGATACATTCACGAAGAGTGAGGAATTTgcaacatcaaatgaagcagggatttgcagtgccgaaagaagatggaagag gAAAACATGGAAACTACCCATATAAATTTCAAGACAAAGCTGTACAAAGTGTTACAGAATTTCTCAACGCCATACCGAAATATGTGTCATTACAGTAG